Proteins from a single region of Runella sp. SP2:
- a CDS encoding PadR family transcriptional regulator: MNIENAQVQMRKGILEFCIMHIISRGEVYASDMLDELTSAKIMVVEGTLYPLLTRLKNSGLLDYKWVESQSGPPRKYYVLTEMGKKFLDEMQQTWSELSDSVNTIVQKTQHLENENKESSTN; encoded by the coding sequence ATGAATATTGAGAACGCTCAAGTGCAAATGCGAAAAGGGATTCTAGAATTTTGCATTATGCACATCATTTCTCGCGGTGAGGTGTATGCCTCAGATATGCTTGATGAACTCACCTCCGCCAAAATTATGGTCGTTGAGGGAACGCTTTACCCGTTATTGACTCGCCTCAAAAATTCGGGTTTGCTCGACTACAAATGGGTAGAGTCGCAGTCGGGGCCGCCACGTAAATACTACGTACTGACCGAAATGGGGAAAAAGTTTTTGGACGAAATGCAGCAAACGTGGAGCGAGCTTTCAGACTCGGTCAATACGATTGTGCAGAAAACGCAGCATTTGGAGAACGAAAACAAAGAGTCATCTACTAACTAG
- a CDS encoding GIN domain-containing protein translates to MKKTISINIAGLIFYIEEDGYDKLKNYLNSIQKYFSSYEDSKEIISDIEGRIAEKFLTKQKSAEQQVIALDDVEQLIKSMGTVADFEAIEEEEDLAEPKETMDASNEPKREKVTVETPATPFAPRKLVRDTKRKLIGGVCAGIAHYFNTDPLLIRLIFLFFFLGLPAGGGMIGDGAEEIFGPISGFIFVLYIACWVAFPGSTTLEEDVNLKKFYRDPDKKVVGGVASGVAAYFGVDLGVVRFAWVLSILLFGSGLLLYIVLWLITPRANTLTEKMEMTGQPITLENIETNVKKALQPEQQKEESILTKLLLLPFRAIAAIFSGLTPLMRFLVVVMRIFAGLILVMVGATALIGLITALFAVLGLGTWDFGSIDSDFMPLNFFFGEVTPVAYVFLFMAIGAPFAIIAWLGVSLLTKENKFTASIWQTLLGLFLVGIIGSTVYGVRYGSNFRRNGSVEKVQTYKLPANPILLELNDNGDSDNYNNTHLDLDGYDGTDAKLELEFRSQGRSRQDAEFNASNILYNVKQSDSSIVFDEDFMLSDKAPRFRGQNVRMQFYLPYNKAFKMTRDFYNHFWGVRQRSQYEYDLEVNNEIFKTLKWTIKSDSGLVCLDRPILKEEHDGSYGDNDSHIDEISGGIESGLNDAFDKSFEARGEMVKQFDLSGFDKVRVGGAFVVKIEQGTEFKVTADGREEDLDEVEAKVNDGVLKIENRKKAKLFGNNKRVGITITMPKLESVDLSGATLTKITGFTNSNDLKVEISGASKTLINVNVKELKLDVSGASKVELHGRANTLEADLSGACMLDTEQMQIQNANVEASGVSKANLGSIPNLQSSASGASRIRRQGE, encoded by the coding sequence ATGAAAAAGACTATCAGCATCAACATCGCCGGTCTGATTTTTTATATTGAAGAGGACGGATACGATAAATTAAAAAATTACCTAAACTCCATTCAGAAGTATTTTTCGTCGTATGAAGACAGTAAAGAAATCATTTCTGACATCGAAGGCCGCATCGCCGAAAAGTTTTTAACCAAACAAAAATCAGCCGAACAGCAGGTAATTGCCCTCGACGACGTGGAGCAGCTTATCAAAAGCATGGGTACAGTTGCCGATTTTGAGGCCATCGAAGAGGAGGAAGATTTGGCAGAGCCAAAAGAAACGATGGACGCCTCGAACGAGCCTAAGCGTGAAAAAGTAACTGTTGAAACACCAGCAACTCCGTTTGCTCCTAGAAAACTTGTAAGAGATACCAAACGTAAATTGATTGGTGGAGTTTGTGCAGGTATTGCCCATTATTTCAACACCGATCCACTTTTGATTCGTTTAATCTTTTTGTTCTTCTTCTTAGGGCTTCCCGCTGGAGGTGGCATGATTGGAGACGGAGCAGAAGAGATATTTGGCCCTATCAGCGGATTTATTTTTGTTCTTTATATCGCGTGTTGGGTGGCTTTCCCAGGATCAACAACGCTGGAGGAAGACGTAAATTTGAAGAAATTTTACCGCGATCCCGATAAAAAAGTAGTAGGAGGGGTAGCCTCTGGGGTAGCTGCCTACTTCGGGGTGGACTTAGGTGTGGTTCGGTTTGCGTGGGTGTTGAGTATTTTATTGTTTGGCTCGGGGTTATTGTTGTACATCGTTTTGTGGCTCATTACCCCGAGGGCCAATACTTTGACCGAAAAAATGGAAATGACGGGTCAGCCTATTACCCTCGAAAACATTGAAACAAACGTCAAAAAAGCCCTTCAGCCTGAACAACAAAAAGAAGAAAGCATTTTGACAAAACTGTTGCTTTTGCCTTTCCGTGCCATTGCGGCCATTTTTAGTGGATTGACGCCTTTGATGCGATTTTTGGTAGTGGTAATGCGCATTTTTGCAGGTTTAATTTTAGTAATGGTAGGGGCAACTGCGCTGATTGGTCTCATCACTGCGTTGTTTGCAGTACTGGGCTTAGGAACGTGGGATTTTGGGTCGATTGATAGCGATTTTATGCCGCTCAACTTCTTTTTTGGTGAAGTGACACCCGTTGCCTACGTGTTCTTGTTCATGGCGATTGGCGCACCTTTTGCAATTATTGCGTGGCTGGGGGTATCGTTGTTGACGAAAGAAAACAAATTTACAGCCTCTATTTGGCAAACATTGCTTGGCCTGTTTTTGGTTGGAATCATCGGAAGCACCGTCTATGGTGTACGGTACGGTTCAAACTTCCGTCGGAATGGTAGCGTAGAAAAAGTACAAACCTACAAACTGCCTGCAAACCCTATTTTGCTGGAGTTGAATGACAACGGCGACAGCGATAATTACAACAATACCCACCTAGATTTGGATGGCTACGATGGAACAGATGCGAAGTTAGAGCTTGAATTTCGTTCGCAAGGACGTTCGCGTCAAGATGCGGAGTTTAATGCCTCCAATATCCTTTACAACGTAAAACAAAGCGACTCTTCGATTGTATTCGATGAAGACTTTATGTTGTCAGACAAAGCCCCGCGCTTTAGAGGACAGAATGTGAGAATGCAATTCTATTTGCCTTACAATAAGGCGTTTAAGATGACCCGCGATTTCTATAATCACTTTTGGGGAGTTCGTCAGCGCAGCCAATACGAATACGATTTGGAGGTAAATAATGAAATATTCAAAACGTTGAAGTGGACTATTAAATCAGACTCTGGCTTGGTTTGTCTTGATCGCCCCATTTTAAAGGAAGAACACGATGGAAGTTACGGCGACAATGATAGCCACATTGATGAAATCAGTGGAGGAATCGAATCAGGTTTGAACGATGCGTTTGATAAATCGTTTGAGGCTAGGGGGGAAATGGTAAAACAATTTGACCTCAGTGGTTTTGACAAAGTGAGAGTAGGTGGGGCATTTGTGGTTAAGATAGAACAAGGAACCGAGTTTAAAGTAACCGCCGATGGCCGTGAGGAAGATTTGGATGAGGTTGAAGCCAAAGTAAATGACGGGGTTTTGAAAATCGAAAATCGTAAAAAAGCCAAACTGTTTGGAAATAATAAGCGGGTGGGTATTACCATCACGATGCCTAAACTTGAATCGGTCGATTTGTCTGGGGCAACGTTGACCAAAATAACAGGATTTACCAATAGTAATGATTTGAAAGTAGAGATTTCGGGAGCGTCAAAAACCTTGATTAATGTCAATGTAAAAGAACTGAAGCTAGATGTTTCGGGGGCATCCAAGGTAGAACTCCACGGCAGGGCCAATACCCTTGAAGCTGATTTATCGGGTGCTTGTATGCTTGATACTGAACAAATGCAGATTCAAAATGCCAACGTGGAAGCTTCGGGCGTTAGTAAAGCAAACTTAGGTTCGATTCCCAACCTTCAGTCGTCGGCGTCGGGAGCAAGTCGGATTCGTCGCCAAGGAGAATAA
- a CDS encoding YebC/PmpR family DNA-binding transcriptional regulator: MGRAFEYRKASKLKRWGMMSKTFTRIGKDIVMAVKAGGSDPQNNSRLRAIIQNAKAANMPKDNVERAIKRATSKDQEDYKEVVLEGKGPHGIAILIEATTDNNNRTVANVRSYFNKLGGSLGISGMLDFLFDRKCVFKIANTGIDLEELEFELIDFGAEELFIDEETNEINIYGEFTAFGALQKYLEEKGYELKGAEFTRIPTEMKELTEEQAAEVEKLIMKIEEDDDVQNVYTNMK; encoded by the coding sequence ATGGGACGCGCGTTTGAATACCGTAAAGCTAGTAAGCTAAAGCGTTGGGGGATGATGTCTAAGACGTTTACCCGCATCGGAAAAGATATTGTAATGGCCGTAAAAGCAGGTGGATCTGACCCTCAAAACAACTCACGTTTGCGGGCAATCATCCAAAACGCCAAGGCGGCAAATATGCCTAAAGATAACGTAGAAAGAGCAATCAAACGGGCTACTTCTAAAGACCAAGAAGACTATAAAGAGGTAGTTTTGGAAGGAAAAGGCCCACACGGAATTGCGATTTTGATTGAAGCCACCACCGACAACAACAACCGAACTGTAGCCAACGTACGTAGTTATTTCAACAAACTTGGCGGCTCTTTGGGGATTTCGGGAATGCTTGATTTCTTGTTTGACCGTAAATGTGTGTTCAAAATCGCCAATACTGGCATTGACTTGGAAGAATTAGAATTTGAATTGATTGATTTTGGCGCCGAAGAACTTTTCATCGACGAAGAAACCAATGAAATCAACATCTATGGCGAATTTACTGCCTTTGGTGCCCTTCAAAAATACTTGGAAGAAAAAGGCTACGAACTGAAAGGGGCAGAATTTACGCGCATTCCGACGGAGATGAAAGAGCTCACCGAAGAACAAGCAGCTGAAGTTGAAAAGCTTATTATGAAAATTGAGGAAGACGACGACGTTCAGAACGTCTATACCAATATGAAGTAA
- the lysA gene encoding diaminopimelate decarboxylase, translated as MQIINHQYQIQNVAVLDIAQQFGTPLYVYDANKIVEKIDELKSAFPNVKLKIKFACKALTNVSILKLMRQNGVEIDVVSPQELQLALHAGFEGTQVTFTPSGVSFDEIEAAVETGAIINLDNLNVLEKFGQRYGNRVPCMIRIKPNVAAGGNAKIMTAHEGSKFGIDIRQRDEILAIVEKYNINVIGLHQHTGSDIKEAEAFVKAADVIFDFAHSFPNLQIIDLGGGFKVAYKEGDYTTNMPELGAKLSEAFLKLSETLGRELQLWFEPGKFLVSEAGVLLVHANMVKQAPGRTFVGVNSGLNHLIRPMMYDAYHHIVNVSNPETESKGTYDVVGYICETDTFAKDRELNEVREGDILALLNAGAYGFTMSSQYNSRFRPAEVLVYNGQAHVIRERETMDDILRNQVLLAF; from the coding sequence ATGCAGATTATCAACCACCAATACCAGATTCAAAACGTAGCTGTTCTTGACATTGCACAGCAATTTGGCACACCGCTATATGTGTACGACGCCAACAAAATCGTTGAAAAAATCGACGAGCTTAAAAGCGCTTTCCCGAACGTCAAGCTTAAAATTAAGTTTGCGTGTAAAGCGCTCACCAACGTTTCGATTCTGAAACTTATGCGCCAAAACGGGGTTGAAATCGACGTCGTTTCTCCCCAAGAGCTTCAACTCGCCCTCCATGCAGGTTTTGAAGGGACACAAGTCACGTTTACACCCAGTGGTGTTTCGTTTGACGAAATCGAGGCAGCCGTCGAAACAGGCGCTATTATCAACCTCGACAACTTAAATGTGCTCGAAAAATTTGGCCAACGCTACGGCAATCGTGTGCCTTGCATGATTCGTATCAAACCCAACGTTGCCGCAGGAGGAAACGCCAAAATAATGACCGCCCACGAAGGCTCTAAGTTTGGGATTGATATTCGTCAACGCGATGAAATTTTAGCAATCGTCGAAAAATACAATATCAACGTCATTGGTCTTCATCAACACACAGGCTCGGACATCAAAGAAGCCGAAGCCTTTGTGAAAGCTGCCGATGTGATTTTTGACTTTGCTCATTCTTTCCCAAATCTTCAAATCATAGATTTAGGCGGTGGTTTTAAAGTAGCCTACAAAGAAGGCGATTACACGACTAATATGCCCGAATTAGGCGCAAAACTGAGCGAAGCCTTCTTAAAACTGAGCGAAACACTGGGTAGAGAGCTCCAACTTTGGTTTGAACCTGGAAAGTTTTTGGTAAGTGAAGCTGGGGTGCTTTTGGTACATGCCAACATGGTAAAACAAGCCCCTGGACGTACTTTCGTAGGGGTAAATTCGGGATTAAATCACCTTATTCGTCCAATGATGTACGATGCTTATCACCACATTGTCAACGTATCAAACCCTGAAACGGAAAGCAAAGGCACGTACGACGTCGTAGGATACATTTGTGAAACAGATACCTTTGCCAAAGACCGAGAACTAAACGAAGTCCGCGAAGGGGATATTCTGGCACTGCTCAATGCAGGTGCGTATGGGTTTACCATGAGTAGCCAGTACAATAGCCGTTTTCGCCCTGCGGAAGTACTCGTCTATAACGGCCAAGCTCATGTAATTCGTGAACGCGAAACGATGGACGACATTCTAAGAAACCAAGTGTTGCTTGCGTTTTAA